In Cupriavidus basilensis, one genomic interval encodes:
- a CDS encoding arsenate reductase ArsC, translating to MTTNVLILCTHNSARSVLSEGMLNHLAKQLGKDVWAYSAGSAPSGRINPFALEALSQAGVSVEGVRSKSWDEFVGDDAPKMDIVITVCDSAAAEACPYWPGSPVKVHWGYADPSHAQGGDDAKRLAFELTRQAIGYRMLQLLMLPLETMDPAQLQQALTKIARS from the coding sequence ATGACAACCAACGTCCTGATCCTTTGTACCCACAACTCCGCCCGCAGCGTGTTGAGCGAAGGCATGCTCAACCATCTGGCAAAGCAGCTCGGCAAGGATGTCTGGGCCTATAGCGCCGGCAGCGCGCCGAGCGGGCGCATCAACCCGTTCGCACTCGAAGCGCTGAGCCAGGCCGGCGTCAGTGTGGAAGGCGTTCGCAGCAAGAGCTGGGACGAGTTCGTCGGCGACGATGCCCCCAAGATGGACATCGTGATCACCGTGTGCGATAGCGCCGCGGCCGAGGCCTGCCCATACTGGCCAGGCAGCCCGGTCAAGGTGCACTGGGGCTATGCCGATCCCTCGCACGCGCAGGGCGGCGACGATGCAAAGCGCCTTGCGTTCGAGCTCACGCGCCAAGCCATCGGCTACCGCATGCTGCAACTGCTCATGCTGCCGCTTGAAACCATGGATCCTGCGCAACTGCAGCAAGCCCTGACCAAGATCGCGCGGAGCTAA
- a CDS encoding ArsR/SmtB family transcription factor: MEENDAIRALAALAHGLRLQVFRLLVVAGPSGLTPGAMTEQIGVPGATLSFHLKELMHARLITQEREGRHLIYRAAFAHMNDLLGFLTANCCQGEACLDNAATTVCAC, from the coding sequence ATGGAAGAAAACGATGCTATCCGCGCTCTCGCCGCCCTGGCCCATGGCCTGCGGCTACAGGTGTTCCGCCTGCTGGTGGTGGCCGGGCCATCCGGGTTGACGCCCGGCGCGATGACCGAGCAGATCGGAGTGCCCGGCGCGACGTTGTCCTTCCACCTGAAGGAATTGATGCATGCCCGCCTGATCACGCAAGAGCGTGAAGGCAGGCATCTGATCTATCGCGCCGCGTTTGCGCACATGAATGACCTGCTTGGCTTCCTGACAGCCAACTGCTGCCAAGGCGAGGCCTGTCTCGACAATGCCGCCACTACCGTTTGTGCGTGTTGA
- the chrA gene encoding chromate efflux transporter: MLATENEVKRDGDATANAWAVFLAFLRLGLTSFGGPIAHLGYFRAEFVTRRRWLSERSYADLVALCQFLPGPASSQVGMAIGLSRAGFMGAVAAWVGFTLPSAVALVLFALSISTWGDVIPAGALHGLKVVAVAVVAQAVWGMARSLCTDTTRITIAAFSACVALLWPNAWGQVGVIAASAVVGLAMFKPARDVTHDPLPISISRRAGGLLLGVFFILLAGLPLAVQAWPNQTLAVAGAFYRAGSLVFGGGHVVLPLLQAAVVPSGWVTNDTFLAGYGAAQAVPGPLFTFAAFLGASMTVAPSGWVGALVCLVAIFVPSFLLVAGTLPFWEQLRRNVRTQAALAGVNAGVVGLLLAALYHPVWTSAVHGPADFGLAVIAFVALMFWKLPPWLVVICSGAAGWLLSVAL, translated from the coding sequence ATGCTAGCCACCGAGAATGAGGTCAAGAGGGATGGGGATGCCACTGCCAATGCCTGGGCGGTGTTTCTCGCTTTCCTCCGGCTGGGCCTGACTTCCTTTGGGGGGCCGATTGCTCACCTGGGCTACTTCCGGGCGGAGTTCGTCACGCGTCGACGCTGGCTGAGCGAGCGCAGCTACGCGGATCTGGTTGCCCTCTGCCAGTTTTTGCCCGGTCCCGCCAGCAGCCAGGTTGGCATGGCGATAGGCCTGTCGCGCGCCGGCTTCATGGGCGCGGTGGCGGCCTGGGTGGGGTTCACGTTGCCGTCCGCGGTGGCCCTGGTGCTGTTCGCGCTCAGCATTTCCACGTGGGGCGATGTGATACCGGCCGGGGCGTTGCACGGCCTGAAGGTGGTGGCCGTGGCCGTGGTCGCGCAGGCCGTCTGGGGCATGGCCCGCAGTCTGTGCACGGATACGACCCGCATCACCATTGCGGCGTTCTCCGCCTGCGTGGCCCTGCTTTGGCCGAATGCGTGGGGACAGGTCGGCGTGATCGCTGCGTCCGCCGTGGTGGGTCTGGCGATGTTCAAACCAGCCCGCGATGTAACCCACGACCCGCTGCCGATCTCGATCAGCCGGCGTGCCGGGGGCTTGCTGCTGGGCGTTTTCTTCATCCTGCTGGCGGGCCTGCCGCTGGCCGTGCAAGCCTGGCCCAATCAGACGCTGGCGGTGGCGGGTGCGTTCTATCGTGCGGGATCGCTGGTCTTTGGCGGGGGGCACGTGGTGCTGCCGCTCTTGCAAGCCGCGGTTGTGCCCAGCGGCTGGGTAACGAATGACACCTTCCTGGCGGGCTACGGCGCAGCGCAGGCGGTGCCGGGGCCGCTCTTCACGTTTGCGGCGTTTCTTGGCGCATCCATGACGGTTGCGCCGAGCGGGTGGGTCGGTGCGCTGGTGTGCCTGGTGGCTATCTTTGTCCCGTCGTTTTTATTGGTGGCCGGCACGTTGCCGTTCTGGGAGCAGCTGCGCCGCAACGTGCGCACGCAGGCGGCGCTTGCCGGCGTAAACGCGGGTGTGGTCGGGCTGTTGCTGGCCGCGCTCTATCATCCCGTGTGGACCAGCGCCGTGCACGGGCCCGCCGACTTCGGGCTCGCGGTGATCGCGTTTGTGGCGCTGATGTTCTGGAAGCTTCCGCCGTGGCTGGTTGTCATTTGCAGCGGAGCGGCCGGGTGGCTGCTGAGCGTCGCGCTTTAA
- a CDS encoding SMI1/KNR4 family protein produces the protein MNTQWQRLIARLTAHHPDRLAGLNPPASAERVADLERELGVSLPDDYVQCLLVHDGQDRHAEWLFDGTEFLSTTRVLREWKVWHALWASGEFAQMTARPDPGVKPLWWSPKWIPFTYNGVGDHLCLDLDPDTGGQYGQVIALWHDAPRRERIADSFGQWFSQLIARQQ, from the coding sequence ATGAACACGCAATGGCAACGCCTGATAGCCCGGCTGACAGCACACCACCCGGACCGTCTGGCAGGACTCAACCCACCCGCATCTGCCGAACGGGTGGCAGACCTTGAGCGCGAGCTCGGCGTGTCCCTGCCCGATGACTACGTGCAATGCCTGCTGGTGCACGACGGCCAGGATCGACACGCCGAATGGCTCTTCGACGGTACCGAATTCCTATCCACCACACGCGTGCTGCGTGAATGGAAGGTCTGGCACGCACTCTGGGCCAGCGGCGAGTTCGCGCAAATGACCGCAAGGCCGGATCCCGGCGTGAAGCCACTGTGGTGGTCGCCCAAATGGATCCCCTTCACCTACAACGGCGTCGGCGATCACCTCTGCCTGGACCTGGACCCGGATACCGGCGGCCAGTACGGCCAGGTCATCGCCCTGTGGCACGACGCCCCCAGGAGAGAGCGCATTGCGGACAGCTTCGGCCAATGGTTCTCGCAACTCATCGCGCGCCAGCAGTAA
- a CDS encoding helix-turn-helix transcriptional regulator — translation MPTPAEVQRAVLDIMASQRRDAWKSPELKQAVMAKLGMSGDQEKDVRRAFAALEEQHYLAGEGNGSARQWKLLANGPAAAVRPSIDLSLALLKLRQLARHHLPNSVIGDLEGYFEGAARVLRANPIDSRSESALAWMGKTARLDAGYPLIPPTVDEQIFETIWAALYLDQTLFVRYQVAAREITQPKEYEVLPYAIVEKGSFWYLVVKHRRSSGKQGSPWLMRLDRMLAVENRGFVLKREPGFNLQAFIKEEKALEWFASTPEPLVLRVRERGSVPSQFRSVRLSDDQCITEEEGGFVLTATVAPSIALNNLLLERSPFVEVIAPASVRREIGRLLREAASLYADDGCNDGDGVDHTAAQPSSLGSAA, via the coding sequence ATGCCGACTCCCGCCGAAGTGCAACGCGCTGTCCTGGACATCATGGCTTCGCAGCGCCGCGATGCATGGAAGTCTCCCGAACTCAAGCAGGCAGTCATGGCAAAGCTGGGGATGTCGGGGGATCAGGAAAAGGACGTTCGCCGTGCCTTCGCCGCGCTGGAAGAACAACACTACCTCGCGGGTGAGGGCAATGGCTCCGCAAGGCAGTGGAAACTGCTGGCAAACGGGCCGGCGGCTGCCGTGCGGCCATCGATCGATCTTTCGCTGGCGCTGCTCAAGCTGCGTCAGCTTGCACGGCACCACCTTCCCAACAGCGTCATCGGCGACCTCGAAGGGTACTTTGAAGGTGCCGCGCGCGTGCTCCGTGCGAACCCCATCGACAGCCGCTCAGAGAGCGCGCTGGCGTGGATGGGCAAGACAGCGCGCCTGGACGCCGGCTACCCCTTGATCCCGCCAACAGTCGACGAACAGATCTTCGAGACCATCTGGGCCGCGCTGTACCTGGACCAGACGCTGTTCGTGCGCTACCAGGTAGCGGCCAGGGAGATCACGCAGCCCAAGGAATACGAGGTGCTGCCCTATGCCATCGTCGAGAAGGGCTCGTTCTGGTACCTGGTGGTCAAGCACCGGCGCTCCAGCGGCAAGCAGGGCTCGCCATGGTTGATGCGGCTCGACCGCATGCTTGCGGTAGAGAACCGCGGCTTCGTGCTCAAGCGTGAGCCTGGGTTCAACCTGCAGGCCTTTATCAAGGAGGAGAAGGCGCTGGAGTGGTTCGCCAGCACGCCGGAGCCCCTCGTTCTGCGCGTGCGCGAGCGTGGGTCCGTCCCGAGCCAGTTCCGATCCGTGCGGCTCTCCGACGATCAGTGCATCACCGAGGAAGAGGGCGGCTTTGTCCTGACCGCCACCGTAGCGCCGTCGATCGCGCTGAACAACCTGCTGCTGGAGCGCTCGCCGTTTGTGGAGGTCATTGCGCCGGCAAGTGTGCGGCGCGAGATCGGCAGGCTCCTCAGGGAAGCGGCTTCCCTGTACGCCGACGACGGCTGCAACGATGGCGATGGTGTTGACCACACCGCCGCGCAGCCATCGTCCCTGGGGTCGGCCGCCTAA
- a CDS encoding putative bifunctional diguanylate cyclase/phosphodiesterase gives MKESPVPADSGDAASLPTSRPPSDLADEMLAFEQTVLRLITRNMPLPALLAEVCRRAEAMLGEGPSCSILLLNADGTHAKFGAAPSLPDAFSAAIDGLQIGPGAGSCGTAMFERRMVVVEDIATDPLWSDYRQLALPIGLRACWSMPFLDDAGKVLGAFAVYYRVPRRPTAKEETILRTIGQSVGLAVHQDAIAQRLVQSEEHHRFVVDLLSEGILVLTPGGIVLACNPSAQRMFRSATSLVGSNIYGKVARSFHDGGSPIAFQDLPTSRVIATGQPVLGQVIGHELIHGEIIWVSENVVPIIKPGETAPGSLLVSFVDIGPVRDATQRLKYLATRDSLTGLFNRGYLADRMTEILAPGDNDGQDPLRVAIVYVDLDGFKLVNDSAGHETGDALLRSVAQRLTRCVRDDDTLARVGGDEFVIVIRGYRSTEELAALATRLLESIAQPFTLGENAYFVGASIGISLFPEDGRDAATLLRNADSAMYYAKQLGRNSFQFFTASLNLRMQRRFAVEQSLRRALSAGEFNVVYQPIVDGQSASAVGAEALLRWHSSELGHVSPEEFIPVAEETGMIVAIGQWVLERACAQAAEWRRTIAPDLSIAVNLSPRQINAGLAQMVQGCLTRAGLEPSALELEITEGLLMMDSETVMPALTSLARTGVRISVDDFGTGYSSLSYLTRFPLHNLKIDRSFVAGLPDNRDCTAITHAVVAMAHSLGMSVTAEGVETPEQAAYLRSLGCERQQGFLFCRPVEPEEFAHRLGELGSAADAR, from the coding sequence ATGAAAGAAAGCCCGGTGCCAGCCGATTCCGGCGATGCCGCATCGCTCCCAACCAGTCGCCCTCCCTCCGACCTGGCCGACGAGATGCTGGCATTCGAGCAAACGGTACTGCGGTTGATCACACGCAATATGCCGCTTCCGGCACTGCTCGCCGAGGTATGCCGCCGCGCCGAGGCGATGCTTGGCGAAGGGCCGTCCTGCTCCATCCTCCTGCTCAATGCCGATGGCACGCATGCGAAATTCGGCGCGGCGCCTTCGTTGCCCGACGCGTTCAGCGCGGCGATCGACGGACTCCAGATCGGCCCCGGCGCCGGCTCATGCGGCACGGCCATGTTCGAGCGGCGCATGGTGGTGGTGGAGGATATCGCCACGGATCCCTTGTGGAGCGACTATCGGCAGCTTGCATTGCCGATCGGCCTGCGCGCCTGCTGGTCGATGCCGTTCCTGGACGATGCCGGGAAGGTGCTCGGGGCGTTTGCGGTCTACTATCGCGTCCCGCGGCGACCCACCGCCAAGGAAGAGACGATCCTGCGGACCATCGGGCAGAGCGTGGGCCTTGCCGTGCATCAGGATGCGATTGCGCAACGGCTTGTGCAGAGCGAAGAACATCATCGCTTCGTTGTCGACCTCCTGAGCGAAGGCATCCTCGTGCTAACGCCAGGCGGCATCGTGCTGGCATGCAACCCAAGTGCGCAGCGCATGTTCCGCTCGGCCACGTCGCTGGTTGGCAGCAATATCTACGGCAAGGTTGCGCGGTCCTTTCATGACGGCGGATCCCCGATCGCGTTCCAGGACCTGCCAACGTCCCGCGTGATAGCAACGGGGCAACCGGTTCTGGGCCAGGTGATCGGGCATGAACTGATCCATGGCGAGATCATCTGGGTCAGCGAAAATGTGGTCCCGATCATCAAGCCCGGCGAGACGGCACCGGGCTCCCTGCTGGTCTCCTTTGTGGATATCGGGCCGGTACGCGATGCCACCCAGCGCCTGAAGTATCTCGCGACGCGAGACTCCCTGACGGGACTGTTCAATCGCGGCTATCTTGCCGACCGGATGACCGAAATACTCGCGCCCGGCGACAACGATGGACAAGACCCGCTGCGCGTTGCCATCGTCTACGTCGACCTGGACGGCTTCAAGCTGGTCAACGACTCGGCCGGGCACGAAACCGGCGACGCCCTGCTGCGCAGCGTCGCCCAGCGGCTTACCCGCTGCGTGCGAGACGACGACACGCTCGCACGCGTGGGCGGCGATGAATTTGTCATCGTGATACGCGGCTATCGCAGCACCGAAGAGCTCGCCGCGCTGGCCACGCGGCTTCTCGAGTCCATTGCACAGCCGTTCACGCTCGGCGAGAACGCGTATTTTGTTGGCGCATCGATTGGCATCAGCCTGTTTCCAGAAGACGGCCGTGACGCCGCAACGCTGCTGCGCAATGCGGACTCCGCCATGTACTACGCCAAGCAACTGGGGCGTAACAGCTTCCAGTTCTTTACGGCGTCGCTTAACTTGCGCATGCAGCGCCGCTTTGCCGTGGAGCAATCCTTGCGGCGCGCGCTGAGCGCAGGCGAGTTCAATGTCGTCTACCAGCCCATCGTGGACGGCCAGAGCGCAAGCGCGGTTGGCGCGGAAGCCCTCCTGCGATGGCACAGCAGCGAACTCGGTCACGTCTCGCCCGAGGAGTTCATACCGGTCGCGGAAGAGACAGGCATGATCGTGGCCATTGGCCAGTGGGTGCTGGAGCGGGCATGCGCGCAAGCGGCCGAATGGCGGCGAACCATCGCACCGGATCTATCGATCGCGGTGAACCTGTCCCCGCGCCAGATCAACGCGGGATTGGCGCAGATGGTCCAGGGCTGCCTCACGCGCGCGGGGCTCGAGCCCAGTGCGCTGGAGCTGGAAATCACCGAGGGGCTGTTGATGATGGATAGCGAAACCGTGATGCCGGCACTGACATCGCTGGCCCGTACCGGCGTGAGGATTTCCGTCGACGACTTCGGCACGGGCTACTCGTCGCTATCCTATCTGACGCGCTTCCCGCTTCATAACCTCAAGATCGATCGATCCTTCGTCGCCGGGCTGCCAGACAATCGCGACTGCACCGCGATTACCCACGCGGTTGTCGCCATGGCGCATTCGCTCGGCATGAGCGTCACGGCGGAGGGCGTGGAAACCCCGGAACAGGCAGCCTATCTACGTTCCCTGGGCTGCGAGAGACAACAGGGCTTTCTATTCTGCCGGCCCGTGGAGCCGGAGGAATTTGCACACCGGCTAGGCGAACTTGGCTCGGCGGCGGACGCAAGGTAG
- a CDS encoding filamentous hemagglutinin N-terminal domain-containing protein: MAHQKTTVTAMAAHGLRLSALAWGTLLLTGTCLAAGVVPDGGNSAPTVTVGANGRITVGITNAVGGVSTNTYRDFNVPRAGVDLDNRAVLARTILNQVTSTNPSLLEGPLNVLGNRANVIVANPNGITVNGMTVHNIGKLALTTGQVDLTTLNNAAAQSNITIKTSRGLLEIGPEGLSGELLQLELIAKQIRIGGRIENRYSSPTAKLRLIAGTSEAEVNTGPSATDNQTDWIKYTAPEDIRGKGIAVDITGAGSLVSGRIELLVTDQGAGVRHAGSAYATSGDFVVSGTGDLQLASGKIQALQDVLIATGGVTGTGDLDAGRHLQVTSDRIDLHATTLAAGTHTTGDLVIGAAGQAHSEPIKLTGSVLSASGGIGLLDAGAGIALAGTQASGAGNLVIATSRLQTTQADTRTALASRNGSLSIQADTAALSDTDVDGVAGTGIQVRDLALQGTAIRASGAAVAIDAAGSYVQRDSSVLAATDVRLHAGSVLLDSAAAQSTLVATQGGVLLQSDRELTSQGALIQGQSRIAGQAQSAGAVTVLTGGTVLNTSTPDYLGIFFGAGDDVTVRAGGDVINRYGRMLSNGYLAVTAGGDLRNEITKQAGANGEQPSYQTGSGQRWLVLTKTSARFDVDYGQVDRPAQIAYLLSDKGTTLTGRNVINTGGEIYANNGDIKIRAADTFRTEGITSGAAHYSRSCMIVCRTSASSTTTVTGGLLSAGGHIDIQAGKLAANVGGRVLALGDLTVNAPLTYAAGVTGYSAIARDRGFKAFFGDTWARLYATDIGGSWMAAGRTRISGDTVTDGGSFEGDVAIAGTTTVTRPRQRVPVTVENHLGFTSWVWQ, translated from the coding sequence ATGGCGCACCAAAAGACGACGGTCACCGCAATGGCGGCGCACGGCCTGCGCCTTTCCGCCCTGGCGTGGGGGACGCTCCTGCTCACCGGTACTTGCCTTGCCGCCGGCGTGGTGCCCGATGGCGGCAACAGCGCGCCCACGGTCACGGTGGGGGCCAATGGCCGCATCACCGTTGGCATTACCAATGCGGTTGGCGGCGTTTCCACCAACACCTACCGGGACTTCAACGTTCCGCGCGCCGGCGTCGATCTCGATAACCGCGCGGTGCTCGCCCGCACCATCCTGAATCAGGTCACGAGCACCAATCCGTCATTGCTCGAAGGGCCGTTGAATGTGCTGGGAAACCGCGCCAATGTCATTGTGGCCAATCCCAACGGGATTACCGTAAATGGCATGACGGTGCACAACATTGGCAAGCTGGCGTTGACCACCGGGCAGGTCGACCTGACGACGCTCAACAATGCGGCGGCACAAAGCAATATCACCATCAAGACCAGTCGGGGCTTGCTTGAGATCGGCCCGGAAGGGCTGTCCGGTGAACTGCTCCAGCTTGAGTTGATTGCCAAGCAGATTCGCATTGGCGGCAGGATCGAGAACCGTTACAGCAGCCCCACCGCCAAACTGCGCTTGATCGCGGGAACCAGCGAGGCGGAGGTCAATACAGGGCCTTCGGCCACCGATAACCAGACTGACTGGATCAAGTACACGGCGCCCGAGGACATCCGCGGCAAGGGCATTGCCGTGGACATCACCGGCGCGGGTAGCCTCGTCTCGGGCCGTATCGAGCTGCTCGTTACCGATCAGGGCGCGGGCGTACGGCACGCCGGCAGCGCCTACGCCACCTCCGGAGATTTTGTCGTCTCCGGTACCGGCGATCTGCAACTCGCCTCCGGGAAAATCCAGGCCCTGCAAGACGTCCTGATCGCCACCGGCGGGGTCACGGGCACCGGCGACCTGGATGCCGGCCGCCATCTGCAAGTCACCTCCGACCGCATCGACCTGCATGCCACCACGCTGGCCGCAGGCACCCATACGACGGGGGATCTGGTGATTGGCGCGGCAGGCCAGGCACACAGCGAACCCATCAAGCTGACTGGCTCGGTGCTGAGCGCCAGCGGCGGCATCGGGCTTCTGGACGCGGGCGCGGGCATTGCGCTTGCCGGCACGCAGGCCTCGGGCGCGGGCAACCTCGTCATTGCCACATCGCGGCTCCAGACCACGCAGGCTGATACGCGCACGGCACTGGCTTCGCGCAATGGCTCGCTGAGCATCCAGGCAGACACGGCGGCGTTGTCCGATACCGATGTCGATGGCGTCGCCGGCACCGGTATCCAGGTGCGCGATCTTGCGTTGCAGGGCACCGCCATACGCGCCTCCGGCGCCGCCGTGGCCATCGATGCCGCCGGCAGCTATGTCCAGCGTGACAGCAGCGTGCTGGCCGCGACCGATGTGCGGCTGCATGCGGGGTCGGTGCTGCTTGACTCGGCCGCCGCGCAATCGACGCTGGTGGCCACCCAGGGTGGCGTGCTGCTGCAGTCCGACCGCGAGCTGACCAGCCAGGGCGCGCTGATCCAGGGGCAGTCGCGCATCGCGGGGCAGGCGCAGTCCGCCGGTGCCGTGACCGTGCTGACGGGGGGCACCGTGCTCAATACCTCCACCCCGGACTATCTCGGGATCTTCTTCGGTGCCGGCGACGATGTCACGGTCCGGGCCGGGGGCGATGTCATCAACCGCTATGGCCGCATGTTGTCGAACGGCTACCTTGCCGTGACGGCCGGCGGCGACCTGCGCAACGAGATCACCAAGCAAGCCGGTGCCAATGGCGAGCAGCCAAGCTACCAGACCGGCAGCGGCCAGCGCTGGCTGGTGCTGACCAAGACCAGCGCGCGTTTCGACGTGGACTATGGCCAGGTGGACCGGCCGGCGCAGATTGCCTATCTGCTCTCGGACAAGGGCACCACGCTCACCGGGCGCAACGTCATCAATACCGGCGGGGAAATCTATGCCAACAACGGCGACATCAAGATCCGCGCGGCTGACACGTTCCGCACGGAAGGCATCACCAGCGGCGCCGCGCATTATTCCCGCAGCTGCATGATCGTCTGCCGCACCTCGGCGTCATCGACCACCACCGTGACGGGAGGCCTGTTGTCCGCCGGTGGCCATATCGACATCCAGGCCGGCAAGCTGGCCGCGAACGTGGGCGGGCGCGTGCTGGCGCTGGGTGACCTGACGGTCAATGCGCCGCTGACCTACGCCGCCGGTGTGACCGGCTACTCGGCGATCGCACGCGACCGGGGCTTCAAGGCCTTCTTTGGCGACACCTGGGCCAGGCTCTACGCCACGGACATCGGCGGCAGCTGGATGGCGGCGGGCCGCACGCGCATCAGCGGCGACACCGTAACGGATGGGGGCAGTTTCGAGGGTGACGTGGCCATTGCGGGCACCACCACGGTGACGCGCCCGCGCCAGCGCGTTCCCGTCACCGTCGAGAACCACCTCGGTTTCACTTCCTGGGTGTGGCAATGA